In Vicia villosa cultivar HV-30 ecotype Madison, WI unplaced genomic scaffold, Vvil1.0 ctg.003129F_1_1, whole genome shotgun sequence, one genomic interval encodes:
- the LOC131640440 gene encoding uncharacterized protein LOC131640440, producing the protein MRPGRKKTYSYTFPNPNLDSLKGLASQITLDELTKFKQDYGRILYFLKTPFTKYEWEGVHTLLQFYNPSLRCFTFPDYHLGPTLEEYFFFLGISIKEQIPYHSMMKAPTSIEIAKALYLSKSVVEANLKEKGNCHGFHLEFLVQKAYYAVVAKEWDTYRDFLALSIYGIAMFPNVVNFVDMNVIHIFILKNPVPTLLGDVYHSIHHRNDRKGGLVQCYAPLLYR; encoded by the coding sequence ATGAGGCCTGGCAGAAAGAAGACCTACTCCTACACTTTTCCGAATCCGAATCTTGATTCTCTCAAGGGATTGGCAAGTCAGATTACACTGGATGAGTTgaccaagttcaaacaagattaTGGGAGGATTCTGTACTTCCTCAAGACACCGTTTACCAAGTATGAATGGGAAGGAGTTCACACTTTGCTCCAATTCTACAACCCTTCTCTCCGTTGTTTCACATTTCCTGACTATCATTTGGGTCCTACCTTGGAAGAATACTTTTTTTTTCTCGGCATCTCTATCAAAGAGCAGATACCATATCATAGTATGATGAAAGCTCCTACTTCTATTGAGATTGcaaaggctctttatttgagcaaatcAGTTGTGGAAGCAAACCTCAAGGAAAAGGGAAATTGTCATGGATTTCATTTGGAGTTCTTGGTTCAGAAAGCTTATTACGCTGTTGTGGCTAAGGAGTGGGACACATATAGAGATTTTCTGGCTTTGAGTATCTATGGCATAGCAATGTTTCCCAATGTGGTCAATTTTGTTGACATGAATGTGATCCATATCTTCATTCTGAAGAACCCAGTTCCTACGCTCCTGGGTGATGTTTATCACTCAATACATCACAGAAATGACCGAAAGGGGGGATTGGTTCAGTGTTATGCTCCATTATTGTATCGTTGA